One window from the genome of Ananas comosus cultivar F153 linkage group 13, ASM154086v1, whole genome shotgun sequence encodes:
- the LOC109719782 gene encoding uncharacterized protein LOC109719782 codes for MLHIFSVGQIVLSILRSRVFSSIQIRYELPLCTCSGIGGSQGGGFLVLYRLRQPPLTFLPHGNVERRLVYVMRHAVNSIGHLMDDPPEPTRMMDTLAHVRWDLKSVLKSLPTLPVTGYPDVSSPTFGDYGDIPFTSTHAYDFGDIPSTSAPAYDFGDIPSTSAPAYDFGDIPSTSMPAYDFPSTSVSIHPSDVPSTSNVLPTSEV; via the exons ATGCTTCATATATTCAGCGTTGGGCAGATCGTCTTGAGCATATTGCGAAGCAGAGTCTTTTCGTCGATCCAGATCCGATACGAGCTACCTCTGTgtacatgcagtggtattgggGGATCACAAGGAGGTGGATTTCTCGTCCTGTACAGGCTACGGCAGCCTCCACTTACTTTTCTACCGCATGGGAATGTCGAGCGACGATTg GTGTATGTTATGCGACATGCTGTTAACAGTATCGGTCATTTGATGGATGATCCTCCGGAGCCCACTAGAATGATGGATACTCTAGCACATGTGAGGTGGGATCTCAAAAGTGTGTTAAAGAGCCTTCCGACATTACCCGTAACAGGGTATCCCGATGTTTCTTCTCCGACTTTTGGTGATTACGGTGATATTCCCTTCACCTCCACGCATGCATATGATTTCGGTGATATTCCCTCCACCTCCGCGCCTGCATATGATTTCGGTGATATTCCTTCCACCTCCGCGCCTGCATATGATTTCGGTGATATTCCCTCCACCTCGATGCCTGCGTATGATTTTCCATCGACATCCGTCTCAATTCATCCATCTGATGTCCCTTCGACTTCTAATGTCCTTCCGACATCGGAAGTGTAG